DNA from Halorarum salinum:
GTACGTCGACCACGATGCACTTTGCCGACTCTTCCGAGACGACGGCAGCCAGCACCTCCTCGTCCAGTTCGTCGCCGACGACGTGCAGGTCACCCTCCGGGGCGGCACGGAGGTCGACGTTCACGTCGAGAGCCCACCACCGGATCGCTCTCGCGGATGTACCCGGACGGCCACAAGCAACGGGCCGTTCCACGACCCACACGGTTCGTGATGGCAGGAAGTCCGCCGTACACTATTCGACACCCACTGACGGGAACTCGTTCGTCCAGTGCAGCGAAGTGTAGATCGGAGGAGGGAACCGAACGGCGTCGTCTTATGCCGTCACGGTGTCGAAGACGGGTTCCGGGTCCGTGGGCTCGGTCGCATCACAGACGCGGATCCGGCCGTCGGCGCGGACGAACACGTTCCACGTGTCGAATTGGAAACTGAGGACCGTGTCCGCGTTCCCAGGCCCATCGCGGCGGGAGAACAGCTGGTTGAGCGCGTCGGTGTCCACGACGTCGTACAGGGAGGGAAGGTCGGTCGCATCGACGCCTTCCGCCTCCGCGAGAGCGCCGATGAGCGCCTCGACGGGCGATCGGTCGCTCTCGACGTGATAGCGCGCGTCAACGACCGGCGTACAGCCTCGATACAGCGTCAGTGGCCCGGATGTCATCGACGTCACTTGCAGGTACACCGACGTAAATCCTTTCCACAATGAACGTTCATCAAGTCCGGAAATCGGCCGGTAGACCGCGTCAATGCCACCCACGAGGGAACTGGGAAGGCCTACTTCGTGAGAAGTTCCCGGCGGAGGAATCACTAGGATGGTGAACGAGGAGACGGATGAAGCACACCGACCGCGTGGCCGACGTTGCTCGGTCGACGGGAACGGCGTGAATGGAACTCGAGGAGAAGAGCGTCCAAGGCGACCGATGGACGAAGCGGCCGTACGAACGGAGCGAACGGTGACCGAGCGTCTGCGGAGGGGCGAGGAGCGATCGGTTCGATTCGACCTGGGCGTTCCCGCAGGCACTCGCTACTTCGACGTCCAGGTGTTCCCCCTGAAGCCGGTTCGGGACCAACGCGCAGTCTGGCAGCAGTCGCCGATATCACCGATGAACGGCGGCCACGGGATCCGCAAAAGGAACCGGTTCACAGGTGAAAAGGGGCTGTTCGGACGCTCCGGTCGTTCGAGAGGGGTGAAGCCCCGACGAAAGGTACACCGACGAAGGAGATCGTCGATATCGTCCGACGCGTCGTTCTCGTCGAGAAAGTACAAATAGCTGCTACGAAGGCCACGCGAACCAATCAGGCGGCCACGCTCCGAGGTCGTGGTGGTCGCTTCCGTTCGAGCGCCGCTTCAGTTACCCGGCGAGTTTAAAAACCTCGTAGCGAACGATTCCGGAGAATGCCGACGCCGGCCGACGTCATCAGCGTGCTGATGGTGCTCGAGTTCGTGGTGATGTCCTCGGTAGTGCTTCTCCTGGTTCCCCTCGACGTTGCAGCCCCCTCATCCCGCTGCTCCTGGTCCTCCTGATCGTTCTGAGGTCGTATCGGTCGTGGTCCGTCCCTCCCTCCCGCACCTGCCGTGGCTCAATGGTACCTCGAAAGGCGGGCGCTCCACGGAGTCCCGTTTTGACGTATCTTCCCCGTGGCCGTCTTTCGCAGGTACGTCAGGACTGGCCGCCCCCGGGGGTGCGTGTAGAGGTCGCCGAGTTCGCTCTCGGAGAGCCGTACCGGTTCGTCATCCGCGTTCCGGAGCGTTCGGATTCCCTCGGCGAGCATGCCTTCGGAGGCCGCGTACAGTCGGGACTTGACGGCGCCCCACGTCGGAGCGTTGGCGATGTCAACGCGGCGCTCGGCGAGGATCTCGCCGCCGTCGAGCGTCTCGGTGATGCGCTGGAGGGTGACCCCCGCCGTCTCCCGGCCGTGGACGTACTCCCAGAACCCCATCGGTTGGCCGCGGTACTCGCGGAAATCCCCGTGGTGGAAGCTCAACACCCCCATCGTGGGCGCAGAGAGCGCCTCGCCGACGAGGAATCCGAAACCGAATCGGAGTGCTACGTCCGTCCCGGCCAGTCGGTCGACGGCCCGTCCGGGGAGCTGATTCTTCCAGCCGTCCGCGGTAACTGGATCACAGGTCAGCCACTCCGGGTCCTCCAGGCCCTCAAGGTCGCGGACCGGGACCTGCTCGACCGCATCGGGTTCGTCCGCGAGGAGTTCGATGCCGGCCGCGACCGGCCCCCACTCCCGCAGTTCGACGAGGCGCCGGACGGCGTCGACGGGTGATCGCTCCCCCGTGGACGCCTCCTCGATCACGAGGACGACCTCCGCGGACGTCTCGTCGAGCATTCGTTCGGTCGCCGTAGCGGCCCACTTCGCGAGCGTCGGTCCGCTCGTAAGCAGCGCGATTCGGATCCGGCGTGGTGTTTCTGACATGAATGGTTCCCCGTCTTCGACCCGCGTCGGCGTGTGAGGTGATGCACGTGGCGTCGATAATCGGGGAGGTTGCAGAGGAAGGAGTGACTTGAGGTTTGGCCGGCTTTTCAGCCGCTGAAAGCGCCGATTTCGACGCCGCAAGTCATCGGATCGGCCCGTTCACCGAACGTACGGGCGACCTCGAATTCGAACTCATCGTCGTCAGTGTGGTCCCCGTACTTCGCGGCGCGTCTCGTCCGACCGTGGACCGTCGGACGTCCGAGGCTCTCGGTCTGAAAGCAGGATTTCCGGACGCGACGAACCTCCGGGACCGCGACGACGATGCGGCTCGCAGGAAGGTGTGGCCCAGCCAGGACGACGTGATGTGGCTCTTGCGTGCGGCCTCGACGAAGGAGCAGCGCATCGAGTTCGCGCTCGGCGTGCGACGTGGGTTTCGTTCGAAGGAAGCCCTGGACGCCGCTGCTTTCGTCCCCCGTCGCGGCGCCGCCGTCGGCGCGAACGCCCCGTCGAACCCGTCGTTCGTGCCGGTGCGCCGTCGACCGCGGCTACGAGAGGTGCGCGGTGACGTCGGTCGAGGAGACCATCCCGACGTAGTCGTCGTCGACGACCGGGAGGTGCTTGATGCCGTAGGTGATCATCATCGCCGCGGCCTCCTCCAGGTAGAGCTCCGGCGCGGCGGTCTCCACGTCGGTCGTCATCACGTCGGAGACCCGCAGTTCCGAGGTGTCCCGGCCGTCGGCGACGGCGTCGAGCACGTCCGTACTGCTGATGATGGACCGCGGCGTGGTGAGAACGACCAGCGCGCTGATCTCCTCGTCCCGCATCCGCCGCGCGGCTTCCCGCACCGAGGCGTCCTTCGGGATCGTCTCCAGGGGCGTGGACATCACGTCCTCGACCGTCGTCCTCCGTTCTTGGCTCATGTCGGAGGAAACGGTGGCGAAGGGTAAGGTGTTTCCCCTCCTTCAGGTGGGCAACTCCGGACCGCCGGCCCTGCGTGGAGAGGTCACGGTCGCGCTCGCTCGTCGGCATTCGGAACGACGGGGAGGCCCCGACGTCCGCCGGCCGATACACGACGAGCAAAACGGACCGGGAGCGACGTCCGGGGGCCGCCCACCTTTATGCGCCCCGCATCCGTAACACGGTTCCATGCGCGAGCCCCGGGACCTGTCGGCGCTCGCCGGCGACGAGGTGGTCGTCGTCGGTGGCGGCTTCGGCGGGCTCTCGACGGCCTGTTACCTCGCGGACGCGGACGCCGACGTCACCCTGCTGGAGAAGAACGGCGGCCTCGGCGGACGAGCCTCCACGCTGGAGGCCGACGGGTTCCGGTTCGACATGGGGCCGTCGTGGTACCTCATGCCCGACGTGTTCGAGACGTTCTTCGGCCACTTCGACCGGGAGCCCGCGGACTACTACACCCTCTCACGGCTCGACCCCCACTACCGCGTCTTCTTCAAGGACGGCGACGAGGTCGACGTGGTGCCCGACCGGGCGTCGAACCGGGAGACGTTCGAGTCGTACGAGGCGGGCGCGGGCGAGGCGTTCGAGGAGTACCTCGCGAAGGCCAGGGAGAACTACGAGGTCGGGATGGAACACTTCGTCTACGAACACCGCGAGCGCCTCCGGGACTTCCTCGACCTCGACGTGCTCCGCCACGCCCGGGGGCTCTCGCTGCTCGGGACGATGCAG
Protein-coding regions in this window:
- a CDS encoding HalOD1 output domain-containing protein; this translates as MPNDTEGFVDTYAPEQERTLPEAVTEAVAQHGDADPATTDFVLYEYVDHDALCRLFRDDGSQHLLVQFVADDVQVTLRGGTEVDVHVESPPPDRSRGCTRTATSNGPFHDPHGS
- a CDS encoding CBS domain-containing protein; protein product: MSQERRTTVEDVMSTPLETIPKDASVREAARRMRDEEISALVVLTTPRSIISSTDVLDAVADGRDTSELRVSDVMTTDVETAAPELYLEEAAAMMITYGIKHLPVVDDDYVGMVSSTDVTAHLS
- a CDS encoding formyltransferase family protein; this encodes MSETPRRIRIALLTSGPTLAKWAATATERMLDETSAEVVLVIEEASTGERSPVDAVRRLVELREWGPVAAGIELLADEPDAVEQVPVRDLEGLEDPEWLTCDPVTADGWKNQLPGRAVDRLAGTDVALRFGFGFLVGEALSAPTMGVLSFHHGDFREYRGQPMGFWEYVHGRETAGVTLQRITETLDGGEILAERRVDIANAPTWGAVKSRLYAASEGMLAEGIRTLRNADDEPVRLSESELGDLYTHPRGRPVLTYLRKTATGKIRQNGTPWSARLSRYH
- a CDS encoding HalOD1 output domain-containing protein; translated protein: MTSGPLTLYRGCTPVVDARYHVESDRSPVEALIGALAEAEGVDATDLPSLYDVVDTDALNQLFSRRDGPGNADTVLSFQFDTWNVFVRADGRIRVCDATEPTDPEPVFDTVTA